The genome window GTCCATTCCTCATTCAGAGCATTATCCACAAACAGTGGCACACGCCTTCACTCTGATCATAACCACAGGCTGAAAATACAAGCAAAAATCAATTTTAAAGTCAAGAGGTTAAGATTGGTGGTCACAGATTGAAAGGAATGAAAAACACATGTTCTCCCAATGTCCCTATTTGGGGAGCATGTCAATATTGATTTGAAAAGAACACTGCATCAATGTCCATCAATCATACAGATGTTCCAGTCTCACCATGGTCTTTCCTCAGACCCCCACAGGAGCACGGCTGGACAGCAGCAGTTATGAGGACGGCTTCTTCCATCTGCTGCTGCCCAACCCCCTGGTGGGAGGCAACTACAGCTgcagcatccccccctccctgccagcAGCCAGGTGTATGGCTGACGACTCCCCTCTGCTGGACACAGTGTCCGTGCTGGTGGAGGAGACTGCTGGCAGGTTCACTCTCCTGGAGGCCCGTCAGCAGGAGTTTGTGGAGCAGCTGGCTGCACAGAGGGAGATGTGGATGGGGGACGTTGAGGTCATGGCCAACAGGACTGATGCACTGGAACAccggataggtgtgtgtgtgtgtgtgtgtgtgtgtgtgtgtgtgcgagtgtgtgtgtgtgtgtgtgtgtgtgtgtgtgtgtgtgtgtgtgtgtgtgtgtgtgtgtgtgtgtgtgtgtgtgtgtgtgtgcgagtgtgtgtgtgtgtgtgtgtgtgtgtgtgtgtgtgtgtgtgtgtgcgagtgtgtgtgtgtgtgtgtgtgtgtgtgtgtgttgtcacactaTTCTCATACAACTTACTAACAGTAACCTGCAAATGTAAATGAAAGCTTTGGAAATCAAGTCTCCCttatatagattttgaaaaatcaTTGTGCATCTGCTTTTAGGGGCAACTGTAGTAACGAAACTCAAGGTATGTTGAAATTTGTTTTGTTGAACTTGAATTCCTTGATCACTGAAGACTATAAGCTGCAACGTATATCTTTTCACAGTATGTAGTTCTTCAACAAGGCAGCTGCATGTACATGCTACATGTGGAAATGCTCCTAAAAATACAGACTCTTTTAAAGTAACGAACACAATCACAACCATTATGATGTGTATAGCTCAACCAAGAAATAACCTTAACCAATCCAGCTTTTTGGAAATTTATGGAACAGATTTCCACTCAATTTGAAAAGTATCAGGAATAAAAGCATGATAAGAAAAAGCTGATTAACCATATCAGTAATGCGTGCATTTAACTTGTTGGATGCGGTGAATGCAcgcatgagcatgtgtgtatgttgtgcttgTGTGAGAGACTGACGTGTATTTCGTTATTCCACTATTTTTTACGGGTCTATTAATTTTAATCTCTTCTTTGGCTTGATGAAAAAAAGTCGTTGCTCATTGAATACACCATCTTAATACACAAATTTTGACTTTGGCAatattgtaaaaataaaaaaataaaaataaattaaaaaaaatgaaaaaaagtaaaagaaaaaaagacaatgacataTCAGTTCAAAACAACATCACAGGCAGCTGTtgttttgaagactctacgagtcgaagtacacaacttctcctctcccaagtgggttcaaagttttttcctcttgtgttttgtatccAACATCACAGtattttttccccatctctctctcattttcagacGAGGCTTACACCACAGAGAAAATCGGCTTCCATGCCAGACTGTCCAGTGAAACACAGCTGTCCACTGGTTCCATTCTGAAGCTGGATCAGATCATCTACAACCACGGTAACGGCTACGACGCTAACACCGGCCGTTTTACCGCACCACGTGAAGGCACCTACTTCTTTATCGCCACAGCAGAGCCGCTTGGGAGTGGCAGAACGGCCAATCTGGACATGAAGAAGGAAGGGACTGAAGTCGCCCAGATGTACACGAAACAATACTCTGACAACAACCCGTCTGGGTCTTGTCATGCGACGCTGTTCCTGAAAACTGGAGAGAGGGTGTGGCTTGTAAGTGCCAGTGACGGCTACTTCGACGACCGTGTCACTCTTTTCTCTGGCTTTCTCGTGTCCTGACTTGTCTCCCCTCTTTTAGCTTTTAGGTTTCTCGCGTGAGAACAACGTGAGTCtggggaggaggaattttgcttaatgtctagtcacacatatcagtgattgaagacgtTTTGTAAGAGTACCAATGTATATATTTGAGTATCGTTTAGAAGAGAacggagatgtggatgaatggtgagtaGGGGGGAAACCGGGCCATATGAGGGAGGAGggaatttgaattaaaaaaagatctaaatacaattacagaaaattgctTAATGGACttggtaaaagagaagtcgttaatctaacaagcgaaacaactgatgatgaatgCAATAAGTAAGTCTAAGTAAcgatgttatgattatgattttcaGGTAAAGATATATTTATGTAATCACTGCTAAATTACTACTAGCAGAAGTATAAGTACATATGACGACGATCTGGTGATTTTACCAGCAGTTTCAAGAACTAGAGACTGTTTCATTCAAAAGTGTTTTCCCAGTAGACTTCAACGATTGTACGTGTTTGTGGCAAGGAGTGTCAGAGCATGCAAATGAGGAGAGTTCAGGCAGGAAAACATTTTGAACAGGAGCGTTGGAAATTTTACCACGTCGTGTACTTGTAGTGAATTGTTTGTTCGTCATGCTCATTTCTCATTCAGAATGGAATAAAGAACTTTTCAAcggttgagaaaaaagaagatggtctctttttgttattgttgttgttttattttattttactcgtGTGAttcacagctccccccccccccccccttcttttttttttttttctttttttttttcattgtgtgatTGATAGCAGAACATATCGAAGAGTAAAGAAAGGGGAGgtgtgagggagatggagagttATCGTCACGATACGGGTGACTGCCTCCAAATTGTATAGTCGCCCAGGGTGCTTGTGGAGACGGGTAGCAACGGTTTGGTCCTTGAGGGTGTATAGACCCTGTTACACttaatctctctttttcttgaaAAGGTTAATATCTACTTCCTATCGTtcgtagaaaaaaagaaaaagaaaaaacaacacaattttAAGAACGAAGAACAAAGCAATCTGCAAGATCCCGTAAGTGATGTAAGGATGATCATTTCATAAATgttatataataattatgtttttGTGCACCCTTTTAGTTGTTCTGTCAATCATTTCCTTTCTCTGTATACGCTACCAAAAACGAGAAGATGCCCAACAAAGTTCTGTGACCGTGCCTTTGCTTGCTGTAGGTAGGCTGTGTGCATGCGGCAAAAAAGTTATTTCAAAGTGGAGGGGGTGTATTCATGTATAACGAATCTAAGCCATTgaacgctgttgttgtttttagtcaaTTAGACACATTATTCtgagttgtgattgttgttgggttttttatgtgtgtttgtttttgtttttttactgaaaGATTTATCACATAATATGAAAATGTTCACACGAAATACTGGACATCTTTCACACTCTAGACTTCATTGCCatatttagaaagaaagaaatgaataaataaacgaacgaacgaacgaacgaatgaatgaatgaatgaaaataaatgcaAGAAGGGATTGTAGTtaacgaaaagaaaggaaagagggaaagggaggaataaaggaagggaagagatagagacagacagacagacagacagaccagcagaacaaagaaaagaacttCATCCCCATGCAGA of Babylonia areolata isolate BAREFJ2019XMU chromosome 30, ASM4173473v1, whole genome shotgun sequence contains these proteins:
- the LOC143275421 gene encoding uncharacterized protein LOC143275421, which produces MLGSLVTVLLLTGSATGLQWSQKLRTDAGPVQICSGQDIQLFWNFTLDKGERLKGMVWGCQPEGKEEGVLATYVDDHFVPVSSFSGRLAHLQDGGIELSCATILESGHYSISVSTEDVHNALTVHRKTADVTVLDMPKTQSGEIHVTREKNAVRDVVTGAWHVQLSCGNFSDRGHPPVDVTWTTPTGARLDSSSYEDGFFHLLLPNPLVGGNYSCSIPPSLPAARCMADDSPLLDTVSVLVEETAGRFTLLEARQQEFVEQLAAQREMWMGDVEVMANRTDALEHRIDEAYTTEKIGFHARLSSETQLSTGSILKLDQIIYNHGNGYDANTGRFTAPREGTYFFIATAEPLGSGRTANLDMKKEGTEVAQMYTKQYSDNNPSGSCHATLFLKTGERVWLVSASDGYFDDRVTLFSGFLVS